In Glycine max cultivar Williams 82 chromosome 4, Glycine_max_v4.0, whole genome shotgun sequence, the genomic stretch CACTGTTACTTTACACGATGACCCTCTCTCCCTCTGTCATGACTTTCCACATTGACCCATTATACATCATTCGATTCATGGCACAACCGAGACAGCTCATTCACATGGCTCTGTGGTTGCCCATGTGGACCCCTATAATGGCCATATATATTGCAGccaaatcataatatatattgtGTGTCAGTGAGTgcatcataattcataaatctCTATGTGTGTGCATCTCTGTCTCTCATCTCACTCGCGCACCATGTGTGTATGTGTGAAATATAAGTAGTtggaagaaataataataattatatgatcaatagtaattaaatgaaataaagaacataAGAGAATTAAATGTACCATTAGGGGAAGCAAAGGTTTGCCTCATTGGTGTTTGTTGGGGTGGACGATATCCAGAGAATGAGACTTCCATTGGTGTAGGGTAGTATAGATAGGATGGTCCAGGTGATAGGCGATTTGCTTGGGGTGAAGAAAATGCGTTTCTTGGTGCTTGCACAGAATAACCATAGTAATATGGGGTGCTCATGGTAGAAGATGATGCTCCATAAAGTTGTTGATAGTATTGTGGTTGCTGAATCTGTGGGTTGTACATTGTGGCCTGTATTAATTCCctcattaattaaaagttaacattATCCAACTATTCTCCACTATTACTAACCAAATTGAGATATGATCATTAAAGCGATATAATCTACATGATGCCAATTAGTGATCATTATATTAAATTGAGAAACAGACTTACTTGGTGGTACCCATAATCAGGAGTGTAGGTTGTATAGCTGCGATAGAGTAAAGTTGAAAGGAATTTAATTAGTTGGAAAATATGAAAGGAAATATGTAAATTGCATTAGTGCATTTCTTTCTTTGAGAACAAGTAATGACTCAAAATAGCATGGACTTGAGAACTTAATATGTAATCTTTTTTCCGGTAACTTCAGTGTACGTCGTATATTGTCGTGGGTCCCTCATTGATCAGTATataaagagaggaagaaagagatttCGATTAATGTTTGTGTGCCAACATGGAGGTCTAGTACATATCGTCCCTAAGTTTGAATTTACTATGACTTCAGTGATTGCTAtcttttaataacaataaattaaaatgactgTGCAAACTATACAAAACCTTATATCTTTCTGTTAATGTGACTTTGTTATATTActaatatgatatgataaagatacaaagaagaaagaatgcCAAAGGTGatatactaattaatatatttggaTACATGCACACATACATAAACAGGGATGACTGTGTAAACTCATAAACTGAGGTTAAACTGACGAGTTACTCGCTTTTTAAGTAATCAATCTTTGATCAGTGTTACTTTAATCACCACATTTCATTAttatatcttttgttttagAGTAAAGAATGCAACTAATGTTAATATGAACATTTTCTAGTCAAACGCACCAACTTGAAAAGTCTGCTTCTCTATACTTTTTCATACAGTTTTCCACGCCTAGTCTTGTACTTGAAGctaaattttacatatatagtATTTTAGAGCCCTGGCATGCTGGTGTGAAAATGACTCAATGGTTCAGAACATGCAAAAGTACCGAGAGCTGTGGAATTTTATCTTGTACaagattttatttcaaattaattgatgCAGGACCACTGAGACAAATATACACGTATATGCACCAACAGGGATCACACATATCTACTCGTCTGTTGCTGTTATCACTAGCATTTTTACTATTACCATAGTTGTATAACTATCTACATCATtgatactatatatataataaatttaaaaatatgacaaacgaaggaatatatatagatttataGAAGGAATCAAGcgaaaaatgttaaaaacaatTGATTAAGGAGCTAAAAAATGCAATTGATTAAGCATTACAAGAGTGAGATGAGATTATGCAAAATAGAAAGAGCAAAAATGCACGTTAAGTGGATGTGGATGGCAGAGCAACCTTTTTCCAAATGTACTTTTATTACGATATGATTCTTAGGCTGACACTGGTGCCTACTATAACTGATGAGTAGGAGTGAGCAACATATGCAGTAGACAATAACATGTGGTGCGTCTACATGCACTTCCCCATTAACATCATGGACCAGTTCCTTTGACTAGGAGTGATaccaaattatgattttattaatgaCTCTAGTAAATGAACAAAGCTAACTCAACTCACCCATATGGTGGGTACAGAACAGGTGGTGGCGGGGGCAGCGACGGTGGCAGTCCCACTCCCGGAACACCCTGTGCTGTTCCTCCTCCACCTTGAACTACATTCCTCCCTGAGTTACCAAAAAAACCTTGTCATATAAAATGACGTgtgtatatacatacatacatatatatatatatatatatatatatatatatatatatatatatatatatatatatatatatatatattgatacagaaagtattaattaaaaaaaaaccatatagTAAAGGATGAAAATTAACCTCTAGGTGGTGATAGTCTAGTCCTTCCAAGAGAAGCAATATTACAATTTGCTCTTCTTCCATCTATTATTGGGTTTGGATCAGCACATGCCCTTCTAGCTGATTCTTGATCACAGAATGTTACCTGTTGTTTAATTCATAGGGCATGTATAGAGTTTCTCATACTATATAACAAGGATGAAAtgaataagtaaataaatattaagttgGCATTGAAGGTAAGTAATTTGTACATACGAATCCATAGCCTTTGGATTTTCCGGTGTTCTTGTCAGTGATGATGACAGCTTCAAGAATGTTACCGAACTGCTCGAAATATTTGCGCATTTCTTCGGTGGGAGTCTCCCAAGCTAGTCCTCCAACGAACAATTTGGTGAACGTTGTGTCTCCGAAGGGTGACCGATAATGCGGGTGGTGATGAGCCATTGAATCCAAAGAAGAAATGGGTGTCCTTGTTTGTGCATGAAGAGTCGCTGTCTCACTCATTTAAGCTCTTTCTTCACTTTGTTTGCCTTGGCCAAAATTCCATAAAATGTCTCTGCTCTGTACTATATATGTGCGATTGGCAGCAGTGGAATCATTGCATTTGAAGAGGGTAGGTATGGTTTATGATGGTGTATTATGGTTATtatttgatggttgtttgaaacAGAGGTGTTGGTTGATTATGAttgcaacaaaaatatataaggaaaggaaacaaatttattatttttattaaaagatgtgagtgagagagagagatctGACAGCCTAATTTGCTGgccaaaaaaagagaaggaagaaagacaaGGGATTTGTGACAGCTGCGTTACTATCTCTCTCTACGAGTGTAAGTGTGTGGCCTCACTGTCTCTTCTTCTCTGCATTAATATACTCTTACCATCTTATCACTTTTCCGTTTTCGCTAGCTTAATAACTACACTCTTAATATGCCTTTCCTTCTGTTCTTCATTGGTAGATTTTTGGCTTCGCTTTTTCTGTAACACAACCACATATACCAAACTTCCtttgtatttttctctctctctctctctctttttttttgacaaGGATTCCTTCTGTACCATTCTTACTTAATTTACCCTTTaaccaaatatataaaaaaggagATACGGACCCTCTCACCATAATTCGATGggtcattttacattttaaacatATTGTGCAAATAATGGATGGGGAAGGACAAAGGTGCCTGTTTTGCTGATAAGATTATTTAGaatgtaaaaaacaaaatatcattgtGTGAAATCttagaagtaattttttttattttttatgcatgcATCTCAAAATTCTTCCTAAACTCTTTCAGCCTTGACGAACCTTTTCCTTCGCCAAATGGGATGAAtgtttttccaaatttttaTTCCATCCACATCTTTCCGTGTGGTTTGTTACTGCAGGAGACAAAagtaaaaatgagaaaagaaaaattgtttaagTATTAAATTTAACCTCTACAATTTCTTCTTCCATACCAGTTTGTTTTGTCGATTATATTTGACTATGGTAATAAGCATGTACTACGCTTATGAATTGCACCAATCAATATTACACACCCTTTTCCTTGTATGTTGGGACCAAAATACATGCCACATGATCCCATATTCCTATGCCTCATCAATCCGAAACCAAAAACTATCGGCAAATCAACCAAAACGAATAGGAACGGTCACTGTTAAGGTTTGATagggaaagcaaaaaaaaagggtaCATTTCATTTGAGTTCTTGATTAAGGTCATTAGGAAATCATGTGAAAAAGCGAGGCATGCATTTAGCGGCTGCGAtgagaacaaaattaaattttgttatgagTTATATATGTATCAATCACCATCGTATCATTCCCTTGTCAATCGTGATTCGTGACAGTAACAATCTCTAATACCGACCATCAAGCCTAACATATATAACATAACATGccacatattttattaataacggTAGACCATTATCTTGTGTCCACAAGCCCCACATGAAATGAGAACCACAAAACCCTTCTTGCTCCGTTCacttaattaataatacttttCGAGGATGATTCTCCCACAGTTATAGTTGGACCATGTTTGGCACTCATCTTGTAGAGCTAGCTAGCTTGGCCTTAAAGATTATGCATTGCATGACTATGAGCACACGCACATACACACATACAATTTGATAGTATTATTATagagatgagaaaagaaaagaagaggggCCTCAGATGAAGTCATTATCTAACTTGTTGGCAGCGTTAGGGACGAGGATACAGCTATAaggatcctttttttttcttttttctttagaaGTCTGCACTGCAGCAATACAATAAGTTATTAGTCCGTGAACTGGCAGTCCTCTCCACATGGGATCATATCAGTGCTGAAGAACTATGAGCTGGATTTCTATCTACTCAAGGGATTTTAGGAAGCACACACACATTATATGTGACCCCCCACCCCCAACCTGGCTTGCTTTCATCAAACCAACACCCACCAATCAATCTCCATTTAATTAACACTTGCAAATTTCTATTTCTTCCTATCTTTCACCATATAAGCCATCCTTTTCTTTCTCATAGACTTcctcttttaattttctttattaacaAATGTTAGTGTGTgagttttgtaaaaaatatcagTTGAGGGTTTGCACCTGCcacttctcttccttttcttctccCTTCATCCTTCCTCAACCACTCAGCCAATCTTATATCTCCATGGCTTCCTCTTTCATTTCTTCTAACCACAATAGATGCTTCTTTTGGCAAGTGAATGTGAATCCATATATCAATCCTTGTTATGTGAAAGTGAATTCTTCTCTTAACAATGTCTACAATTGACATCATTTCCCCCCATATTGTTATTTTGGCAAATGGGATTCAAACATATTCGTTATCTATTTGTCACAAACTAAGATAAAGACCTTACACAATCTAACTAGCTAACAGAATAATGTCTAACAATTTATCGCCtgcttgaatttttttgtttgaataggATTATTCTGACATTCTTATTACTGCAAGATAAGAAAACGTATACATTTTGGgcaataaaacatttaatttttttcccacaaaaaaaacatttaatttttttacattttcatttaatagtgtaggtttttgtaattaaggAGATATCATTAAGATTTGTCAGGGGTACTTCATAAACTCGGGtagaaaaatatacaatttgagGTGGAAAATAAATTCTACCTGCAGTGAGCAATGGGTATCTTTCAATGATTCCTATTGCAACTGAAGAAATTAGAGAGGGTGGCATACTACTATTGCAAATAATCTAATCAACATTACTCTCGTAAGCTAGTTCATTGATATTTTGATTTCCGTTGTTCTGCAATATCTACAATATGATTAATAAATAATCGTATCTTCTTGAgcatgtgataaaaaaaatttattcacctCAATGCATaagattataagaaaatatgtgGGAAAGAATTAGTCTGCAAATAGATCTTCATATTTCTAGAATTAATCTCTAGCTCCAAGAAGAATATCTTAAACAcccaataaaaagaaaatccaatCCATTATTGTGTAGCCCGACCtcatattttaaacatttaattttttcaaacagctaattactatttctttttttctattacatCATATCAtgtcatatattatatttatatttttatatattttatttctcattcactaaaagttaaataacaagtaatgattaagaaaaaaaaacatattaagtgtccaaatatcttttttatatatacattttagcCCCAAGAACGATCTGATAGGAAGCTCTTTCTTGAAGAATAGAAGAACTGTTGTTACGAAAAAGagacataaattatattattcaggAACGCATCATTACTTTCATTTTGGTCtaccatttttttatagtagCATTTTAAATCTTTCTCAATTTGCCAAAACAAATCCTCTACTCCTAGAGGGGCaaaagagagggagagaaaatagagaTCCGTAAAAATCCATTATTTTTACCGTAAAAATATGGGCCATAAAATATGTGTATCTCAAATGTGGCGCATAAAGGTCAAAactctaaaatatattaatctaAGGATGAGTCTCATTTTGTTTATAGGAACTATTATAGTTGAAATTGGTTCTCCTCAAAGAAGGCTTTTATCTCAATTCTCAACACATATATAAAGCCTTTCAAACAAGTTACCGTTGCCAACTTCCCTGTaagcttttaactgaaattGTGTTAATCCATAGATGCCACAACACAACgctttcaaaactttttctctTCCGAGCATTTTTCAAGTCAAACAATTTATCTCAAATTCATAAATCATTAACTGTAACATCAATCATAGTAACTCTATGATAGAGGACttggaattttaatttccaGCAGTGAGGTTCCACCCCAACCGTTGGATCTCTTCTCCTTTTATAAGGTTAAATTTGATTACCACATATAAATAGGAGACGGATATATAAGCGATTGTGAGATAAGTGCATACCGCACATCTTGTGTAGTTGTATCAATGGAAACATGTTTTCATCAGGGATATTttgtgaaaaaggaaaaaaaaaatacaactatcATAGGGTGTGAACCTAGCAAAACCGGATGTGGAAATAACAGTGCACTTATGAGTTTCGAGTTCGATTTAAAAGGCTTGGACCAAAGAAATAGGCCTCTGTAGAAATAGGATCTCACATAATGGTTGGGCTTAAAGTCGAACcctataaattgaattttaatggaCATATGTTTATTTTAGCTGGAAACTCCGAGAGAAAACctgaattctttgtttttttacgATGAAAACCTGAATTGGGAAATATTTCCAACTTCGAAAAAAAAAGCGAAAAAGACCAAATATAACACGAGTCTTGACCATTGAAGATTTGAAGTCATGTGTATATAGACATTTTAATATACTACGGAACATAATATCATGTGGGGTGGTGGCGCAGTTGGCTAGCGCGTAGGTCTCATAGCTACTGAGTGATCCTGAGGTCGAGAGTTCGAGCCTCTCTCACCCCAAATTCTTTTTCACCACTttattaaagtttaatttaacaATGCTTCTCGTTCACAAGCTATCCATATTTTTGGGCTAATAAATTCGCAAAGGTTTCGTCCACTTAAAGACCAAGATTCTCTCCACTTTTAACCcatgagtgttgctaggtgcactcaCCATTATTGTTGGTGCATCAGCATTTTTAAAGAATGACGTAATTcgtaagaggaaaaataattataatatatttataaatattgatttattataaataattaattttttaatatattttttttagaataaatttgtttagaagatgatattaaaatacttacttagtcccattataattattgtttaaggttattttatacatattaataaaaatcaataaatacataaaagataatattataaagaattaatcatatcattaatattataaagaatataaaaaaataattagtattatattaaaaattaaaatactaactagtttataatacattttttttacatgatcgtTAGTAtaagtaggaaaatagtaattataagagaatttaaaaatattagtacgcTATATAAAATAAGGATCTTAGATAACGAATGatgttcattttttgtttaattttttttttacacctttttcaacttctttatttcaattatatttaaagtcatatttcaaattattttttattagttggtaaactaagttaactagatcatttataataatttacatatattataactaagttaactagaccATTTTAATAACACGCGTGTATATAGACACAAATAGAATACACgatcaatgaaaataaataaaactaacattactaataaaaatagataaaaccaACAATACTCATGAAATGAGTTCATGcacaatatatgtatatacatggaatatcaatataaaatatgtacataAACTACGTCTGATCCGTGCGCCGCCTGCGTCTAGACCTAACATATACAAGATGGTCCTGTGTCACACTTCTGGCCAACCTGAGGCATTCTTTGATCACCTCATGTGTCGATGAGCCAGGCGTGACCACCCCTAGACTCAGATGGCGCTCCAACCTCTCAACAATGGCATCATAAACTTCCTGttacatacaaaacaaactaattacacaaattattatgcaaatattgaggtaaatgacgtaaattattagtattacttaccactgcatgtctggGCTCCTCCGCAGATGTCGACAATGCTCCTGACTCCGGCACGTGAGGGATATCCGTCTGCGGGGCCTGAGGGACGACTCGGGGCTGCGGGGTGTGACCATGAGGCAGAGGATCTAATGTGTGGCTTGACATCATGAAAGGATGAGAGATGCGGAAGAATCAGTCCATGTAGTCACTGGAACACGCCCCTGGCACAACGCACACCTCACTTGCTGGTACGATATGATCCTTgtagtgcatccacctgtcgTGAATATCATCATACGAGACCCATGAATCGACAGGAGGAGCAGAAATGGTCTGCGTGTAGCCAAATTGCCGCACGACCCTCTCCGGTCGGTAATAAACAGCAACAGGCCCCCAGCGCAAGAGACCGGAATAGCATAATCTGAGGTGGAAGTCCCGGACCTCCCGATGCTCCCCATAAGGGATCCAACAGACATCCGGAATCCGGAGTCGGTCCAGGCGCTCCCCGTACGACGGCGTGCGAATGCTCTTTACGGTCTTCTTCGTCGCAACCCACCTGCACGCACGCGGGGAAGCCTCGTCATAGTCCTGATTAAAGAAAGCACATCAAGCATGAGGTGCCCTTTCTTGGCCTCTGGCAATAGAGAGAAGTGCTAAAgaaatgaggaagaggaaggaCAAGCCAATGGGACTCATGGTTGTCTCTTTGGTTTTGCGCAAATGACTTGGAAGCAGAAAAGGAGGTAGCTTTTGGATAAAACTTGTAGGTGATTTCTAAGAAAATTATGTCACCAATGGATTGTCCTATAATCGAAAGTACTCACGTAACCAAAAGGACCACACAGGCAATCGACAAAATAATACTTATACTTGAGTAAGAACTAGagtacttatttttttcatggttGTGCTCGAGTGTCTTACTCTAATGCATACAATACTTGGTAAGCAATAAGCAGGGACTAGTGGATAAAATCATGAAACATTAATTTCCATCCTTACACAATTAGAGCATTAATCATCCACCTTGAGAGGCAGGGAGAAATCTACATATGTGCATAGTATTAAAGCTTTATTTGTAGTGCATTCAATTGTCAACGTAAATGAAGTGTCTATGAGGAAGTAATTTGCTTTTTTTAAAGTCAATAATCAATTccaaatatttcttataattatttcttaGTTATTTATCTCAATGTTAAAGATTATATTGAGAAAAGGAATAGGTTTGAGCATAAAAGATTCCATGACTTCGTAACCAACCCTTAAGCAAACCATAAGGATGAAGTTGATGCAATTAACCCTTAAGGTCTCTCTAGTTgtgatttttatctttgtaataaTGAGACTAGTTTTAGTAGCAATATATGGTTTGGAATACTTGGATAATTTCTGACAAACACTAGGtatcttttggaattttttaaatgaagaagAGGATACTATTTCGATAATcaatatataatcataattcatgctaatcaatctaatcaatataatcataattcatgctaATCAATATATACTATTTCGATAATTCCCTGACAGAGGATACatctatatataatcataattcatgctaATCAATCTAATTCATCCCTGAAAGAGGATACAATTTGTAAAATGAAGCTGTGACTATTAACGGATCAGGTGATCCTTAAGCATGTTCTGGATCAACTTTGATCCGGAAAATGCTTACAGATCACCTGATCCATAAGCTCCTCCAAGCTTCCCTACTCCGACATCAATGGTGGAAAGGACAGTGGTGCTTACCTCGACGGCCGATGCTGACGATGCTCCCTCGACGGTGGACACTGGTTCGTGGTTCGTGGCTCCTCTTCACGGCAACACGTCTCCTCTTCACGGTGGTTCGTGGTTCGTGGCTGCTCGTGCTTTGTAGcgcaaggaagaagaagaatgactCTGGGGAAGAAGGTAATAGcgcgaggaagaagaagaatggcTCTATgcgaggaagaagaaaagaaactgTTGGGTGCGAGGAGAGAGAGAGTAGCGGGAGAGAGAGAGTCAaacgtttttttaaaaaaataacccaAGGACATAAAAGACTTTTCATCTAAAGTGCTGGGTTCACCAGCAaaaatgctaggtgcacctagcagtaCTCTTAACCTATTAACAGTTTCAATAAGTTgtccattatatatatatctccAACTGGCTTCGGAATGTCTCTCTttctttcaataataaaaaaaaattatatattaatatacgtaagtattaaatttattaatattgtgtTTTTAATATAGATgagttctataaaaaaaatcatgcatgTAACAAATACATGTTGTTTATgagtttaataaatatattatatttattaatattataaaatttaattatatatatatatatatatatatatattatatttaatgataaaataattaaaattatataagtaaaaatcccttgtaataaaaattagtatttttttaataaatttattttttgtcccttaatttatttattaggttTAATTTGGTTCTTATTTCTCAAGATGTGTTCAATTTAGTCCTAtcttaaactttaaaatattttggagTTGATGAAAGGAAAATGAGACTAAATTGaacctaataaataaaataatagactacaaagaaattttaatatatatatatatatatatatatatatataatatttttaaatttaactatacatatatatcatatatcattattaataaatacaaaaataaatagtaaataaagataaatctGTTTAGTTACATATTTAGATAAATACTATTTATGCTAGAGTctacttacttttttttaataaaaaatgattattttaaaatatttttatgaactagaataattaaaaatatggcattttatgaataataataattaaaaaatggtttttaattatatgaaactTCTTTCAAAAACTTATATGAAAACTGGAAAAGTCAGaacatatattaattaactatatattgccttattttttttaattatatgaaatatgctaaaaatacattttaattattgtatttattaaatataatatataattatgttttataatattattaaatatttattaaaattcataaacaaaatatatatttcttaaatgTATAACTAATATGAACTtatgtatattaaaatcatattactattaattaaaaagtaattattattaaa encodes the following:
- the LOC100811977 gene encoding RNA recognition domain-containing protein isoform X1, which gives rise to MSETATLHAQTRTPISSLDSMAHHHPHYRSPFGDTTFTKLFVGGLAWETPTEEMRKYFEQFGNILEAVIITDKNTGKSKGYGFVTFCDQESARRACADPNPIIDGRRANCNIASLGRTRLSPPRGRNVVQGGGGTAQGVPGVGLPPSLPPPPPVLYPPYGYTTYTPDYGYHQIQQPQYYQQLYGASSSTMSTPYYYGYSVQAPRNAFSSPQANRLSPGPSYLYYPTPMEVSFSGYRPPQQTPMRQTFASPNDSQSQQRTSSETAAGVAITSERSNTQGKN
- the LOC100811977 gene encoding RNA recognition domain-containing protein; translation: MSETATLHAQTRTPISSLDSMAHHHPHYRSPFGDTTFTKLFVGGLAWETPTEEMRKYFEQFGNILEAVIITDKNTGKSKGYGFVTFCDQESARRACADPNPIIDGRRANCNIASLGRTRLSPPRGRNVVQGGGGTAQGVPGVGLPPSLPPPPPVLYPPYGYTTYTPDYGYHQATMYNPQIQQPQYYQQLYGASSSTMSTPYYYGYSVQAPRNAFSSPQANRLSPGPSYLYYPTPMEVSFSGYRPPQQTPMRQTFASPNDSQSQQRTSSETAAGVAITSERSNTQGKN
- the LOC102666171 gene encoding uncharacterized protein, producing the protein MDQDYDEASPRACRWVATKKTVKSIRTPSYGERLDRLRIPDVCWIPYGEHREVRDFHLRLCYSGLLRWGPVAVYYRPERVVRQFGYTQTISAPPVDSWVSYDDIHDRWMHYKDHIVPASEVCVVPGACSSDYMD